From the genome of Chiloscyllium plagiosum isolate BGI_BamShark_2017 chromosome 13, ASM401019v2, whole genome shotgun sequence:
CGTGTTATCCTGCACCAACAGTGCACATCTTTCAGACCGACCAACTCTCACCTAACTAAGCAGTAGGTTCGATATGCAATAGTTAATAACTCCCTCTTCCAACTTCTCTCTCACCCTTTAAGCTTCTTTCCACTCCTCTTTTATCCTCATCATCTGTAACTCAGCATCAGCTTCGCTCTCCTGTTTTCCCCCACCAAATTTCAAATTATTCATGGACCTGAAGTCTATACTTGTCCTCGATGTCACGTGAACATGATTAGTTATTAATAATGAATTGATTCCTAATTTTTGAACAGTGATCTATTTTACAGGGGTGATGGTTGGAAAACATTGGATCCAGCCATCACTACAGCACTGCAGTCTGCAGCAGAGGATGGGGAGTTCTGGGTGGAGGAGCATGAgttttttcaggattttgatgaGTTAACAGTGGGCTATCCAATAAATATGGAGGGACACGTCCTCAGTCTTTTAACAGGTAGGTTTAGATACTTAAATCTTAGACAAGTTTATAGATAATGCATATTTCAGCATTTTGCTTTGTGATTTATGTTAACCTTGGATTACTGGTCAGAACTTATACACTGCAGAATAATGACATGCATAGTATTCCATTTAAAGGGTGAAACCACTTTAAAGTGAAACTTTAAGTGGGTTCAGAGGTATTTCTGtagtgagttggaccaaaaggctgTAGTGGATAAAAACAATGAAGACTGCAGAACACTAAAGCAAAATACACTGAATCCTgaactttgaaataaaacaaaattctgaaaatactcagcaggtctaacaacatctgtgcagagacagGATATATTTAATTTTTCAGGTCTGGTCTTTCATCAGAACaggaaaacatttgaaatatAATATGTTTTGAGCAAATGAAGGAGAGGGGACAAAGCCAATCAtctcaatttaaaaatgaaatatcagCAAACTTGGCATTATCCTCCTGAGCAGTGGTGGCAGAATTAAGCACTAGAAAATATATAGTCGTAAGTGATATTTTAAATCATACCAGGACAATCTTTAAATGCATTTAGAAAGTCTGGTTTCATGTTTTGCATCCAGGGAGAAATGACTGTACTGGAGGGAATGCTGGGAAAATATGTGGGCATCCACATGAGATTTCCCATGGAATATCAACGTAATCTAAGAAAATACAGCTAAACAAGCAAATTATgttaagctgaaactttattgctggaacagcacagcaggtcaggcagcatctagggaacagaagattcgacgtttcgggcacatgcatgtgcccgaaacgtcgaatcttctgttccctagatgctgcctgacctgctgtgctgttccagcaataaagtttcagctttgatctccagcgtctgcagacctcactttctcctcaaattatGTTAAGaccttggagaaggtgcagaggatcCCCTGTAATTGCTACAGTGATACCCAGGCTGAAGTACTTCAGTTGCATGGACTGATCGGAGAAGCTCTGGTTATTGTCCTTACAGCACAGGATGATAAATGGAGATTTAATGGAGGTGTTGGAGGTTGTGGATTTGCTGCTAATGTTCAAAGCAGGATGGACTAAATAGGAGAAACAAATTACCACTAACAGGAGTATaggtaaccaaaaaaaaaaagtgaatgaaaTGAGAATTTTCTTTTTGACACCATGATAAATTATGATGATTTGGAAACCACTAcctgaaaaggtgatggaagagAATTCAGTAATAACTTTTAAAGGGAATTGAATGGATACTTGAAAAGGATACATTTGCAGAGCTGTGGGCATAGATCAAGGAAGTGATCCAATTGTATGGCTGATTCAAAAAGTAGCACAGGTGTAATGAACTGAGTAGTCCTCTTCTCTGCTGTAATGTAGCATAGGGTAAAGCATGCTGAGCCGATGAAGCACTGACTCCATACTCAATTGAcactaattacataaataaacaaaaagttATCTTAAGGAGCCAAATTCCCCACAGTGGTAGACCATTGCTTGTCAGATAGAAAAGAGCAAGAGCAACACATAAGTCAAAACAGTGGGGAGCCACCTGTCTGTCCTGTGACAGTAACAACtctttctcctcctccagtggtcctcacctaccaccccaccaatctccatgtacagcgcatcatccgccgtcacttccgccacctccaaacagaccccagcaccaaggatatatttccctcccctcccctatcagctttccgtagagaccactccctccgcgactcccttgtcagatccacaccccccaccgacccaaccaccactcccggcaccttcccttgcaaccgcaggaggtgcaacacttgcgcccacacctcccccctcacttctctccaaggccccaagggaaacttccatatccgccacagattcacctgcacctccacccacatcatctactgcatccgctgcagccggtgtggcctcctctatattggggagacaggccgcctacttgcggagcgattcagagagcacctctgggccacccggacgaaccaacccaaccaacctgtggcacagcatttcaactccccctcccactccaccgaggatatgcaggtcattggactcatccaccgccaaaccacaacaacccaagtcccacctccctaccttttatcttctcctgctgaacactctctgctcattcctgaagaagggcctgtgcccgaaacgtcgaatctcctgttccctggatgctgcctgacctgctgtgctgttccagcaataaagtttcaacctagatACTACCATGCACTTTCTAAATGTTCATTGTTGTACTCAGCAACTGAGATCGCCAGTAGTGATGTCTGGTCAGCAGTGGTTGCTACTGAACAAACTACAGATCATTCTGCTCTAACATGGATTTCATTAATGTGAAGTTGCTATAACAAGATTGAAGAATTGGGGGACGCAGTTTTTatagcatgaacttttaaagcatgtattggttataacaagATTCTAACTCCATTACTTTAAATGGTACTGCTAttacgcgattttcttataacatggggttgcacaagaacggaatcactgtgttacagcagaacagactgtatgtATTGTGTCATGATGAACCTGACtggtaaaattatgaaaggtttctCTTTATTTGTTATGTAATGTGCAGGTAATAATGTTAGTATTTAGAATTTTTGCATTTATCGTTTAGGTAAAAGTTTGCATCATACATTACAACTTTCAGGACAATGGGTCAAAGGTCTATCTGCAGGTGGTTGCCGCAACAACAGTAGTTTCTGTGCCAATCCTAAATTCTGGTTGAGAATTCTGGATCCAGGTGAAGTAGTTCTCACAATATTACAAAAAACACATGATTCCAGCAACAGAAATGACAAGGCTTGTTGGTCAGAGAAAGCTGCTATGCATTGTCAAAATATTGAAGAAGACCTCACCACTGATGTCCGCCAACAGAAACGCTATCGAGCAATAGGACTACATGTATGGAAGGTACAGTTAGCTCAAATCAAATGGCTTAGGCAGGAATTAAATATTTAGTGTGTGTTGAAGTATAATAACATCAAGTCTATTGATTTGTTTCTATGCGTCATTTTACTTGCAATTGGAGTGAAAAACACCTCTGTACTTGAGAAAATATCTAAGACCCTAAACTTGTAATCTTGTAAATTGGAAATACTTGCATGTAGAATTTAGGTTTATGAATAGAAGCATCTTCCATTACTTCCTGAAACTAGAAAAAAGTAAATCTGATCCAATTAGGAGATGACCTTTAGATATGTAGTATGATGTTGTTTTGGGCCTTGACTattacctctttttaaaaaagagaatggATAATTCAGTTTAGATTTTGTCTTTAAACCAATCAACCTTCTGTTTCCTGTATGAAATTTTAGGTAGAGAAGAAACGATTTAATTTGCAGAAAACTGTTGCCAAAACACCAACCATTTCAACAGAATGCCATACATATGACAGGGAAGTGAAACTGCACTGTGATCTAACACCTGGCTACTATCTTGTCATCCCCAGTACATTCATGAAAGACGAAAATGGACATTTTCTACTACGTGCTTTTTCAACATCTAAAATATCATTGAGGTAAGAACTGTTGTATTTGTTTTGAGGtgcccatcaccaccaccctactTGTGATGTGAGTAGTTCACTTCCACCTGAGGAGTCTTAACGAGAAGAGGCTCATTTATaagatgtcatttattgcatgatagtaatCTGGTACAAGTTGCATGAGTAAAATCTACCTTATTACTAAGACTGTCTACCTAACAAGGTCCTAAGCTGTTCTACCTTATCTTCACCTGAGTTGGCATGGCATCATCAGATTAAGTGGAGCATGATGCAGTCTGAGTCCTTAAAGAATTATTACCTTCTGCAACAGCTTCACCTACCAAGCATTTTTTTCCCATGGTTAGCATTTTATGTATTCGTGTGTATAAGCATGTTTACCACTACTCCATCTACAAAGTTTCTAACTTCAAACATTCAGGCAATCTGGAGGTTTCACAGTTCTTTTAGATTGCATTTCTTTTGGGCCTTAGAAGATTGGTTGGTCTTTTGCTTGAGAACTGTTGACTTTGATTCTGTTATTGGCCCCGTGTGATCTGTAAAGTCTCCTTATAGTGGAGAACCTTTTATCTCTTGCATGTCATTTACTCTGGATAGGTTTCTACTAAACCAGTTAGACAGTTATTACCTTCTTTGGGTGGACCCTTAATCTCCTGAATTTTATCACAGTGGATGTCTCCCCTGCTAAATCAGATAGTTGCCCCTTGACACTCCAAGGGACCTTAATTTCATGAGTTTTGCACATTGGGAGCAAATAGTCCAtgaagcaaagtttttttttaagtatccTTGATTTCTGAGACAGACAATTTCTTTTTGATCCTGTCCAGAACCTATGGATGTTGTTCATCCCACCTCAGTGTTAGTTCCCCGTGAACTGTATATGGATCACATTTAATCTGTTTATCCAAATCTTTATTCTTGATTCTGTGAATGAAATCAGTGTTGAAGAATGTAACTTGTAATTAGGTTAAATGTTCACCATCAGTAGTTGCCTTACTAGTGAACCAATATTTCACACACTGAAATTCATATGTGGAATTAGGCAGCAAAAGACTTGAGATTTACAATGGTTTTATTTACAGTCTTCACTTTATCCCTTTCCCTTTTTGACCTTTTGCTGTCCAAAAGCCAACGACTACTTGGGAAGAATTGATCACTTAAATAAAAAGCTGGAAGAATATTAACTGTTCTTACTCACCACTGGAGCTCATCTGTTTGAAACTTAAAATGACCTACATTTGTCTCTAAGAAGCCAGTTATGCTCTCATCTTCAGTTATGTTACTTGAGGATTATTGCTTTACTCTCTCTGTCTGATGGACTTTAAATTTACTGAGTAGCAATGCTTGCTTATTTTCCTTTTGAAGCTTTAAATTGTGTAACGTAGCAATGGCATGTCTTAGTACTTACTGTTTAATCAGGGGTTTTTGCAGTCAAAAGGGAGCATTCCAATCTTCTGCAACCAAAATagacattttctgctttttcactAGCAAATAGAGATTTTCCTTTTTTTGGGCATATTGGACAATTTTCCACCTATCACAGCCTAATTAACAATGCCCACCCTTTTCCATGACTTGCCCAAATCAAACCTGGTTGCCTTGATAAATTCTTCCCGTCTGAACCACAGCTTAAATTATGGATCTTCTGCTCTTCAGTGGCACCAATAGTCTCTTACTGATTTCGTTTATTAGACTCTCTGCTTAAGCTTTTAAATTGCCCTTTTGTGATCTCAATTCTGGCTTTGCAATTTCTCCAGGGCTGTGACCTCCGTTTAAATTACTTCTGTTGCCCTGGATTTGCTTACTGTAGCTAAGTCTTGTGATGGGTACTAGTTATAGCAGCAACATTCACAGAGTTGAAAGTACTCCCTTTTTTTATCTTCTAGCTTTCTCAGTCCATTCTGCACCATTCAGTTAAAGTTGTCTCCTTGCCCATCAggaatttttaactttacatATGAATCTCTGATGCCCGTTTTGTTCTAATCAGGACTGCTACAGATTGTCACTTCCCAGTGAAATCTGTAACTGCTAGGTGTGATGAGCTTTCAACTCAATCTTGCTTCTGCACTTCCTCCCATGTCTCAAGGAAAAGACTGTTTCTCCAGAAGTTTCAGTTCAGCTGCTAACCGACTATGAGTAGTTTCTTAAAGATGTACATGTTTAAATCTGCAAACATCCAGtacttttattcattcaaaaGGATAGGGGTTTCACTcactggatcagcatttattgcccatcccaagctGCCCTTGAgtaggtgatagtgagctgccttcttgactgctACAGTCCATAGCCTGTTGGGTGTACTGCTCCTGGGTCTACTAGAATTCTTACTGTTGCTCCCTTGTTGCATTAAGAAATGATGCTGACCATTCACCTGTTGCATTTATCTTGAGTTGGCAGCTGTTCGAGCACGTGATTTGAGTCGTGTACTGCTACCGAGTCATAACAATAAGAAGCTGTTAGTACCAAGCAATAagctacatcttgtttaagaggTGCAAGTTATATTAGTAATATAGATATTGGTACTAATATTTTTGGGAGCGCTAGGATAGAGGTCTTCACTCTAAGATCCTAAGCTGTTCTGCCTTATGCCCACTCAAGGCTGCATGACATCAggttagatggagtttaatgcagtctCTAGCATAACCCTTTCAGAACAATTGGCTTGGACAACATGAACAGAGAGAATCTGACTTGAAGTTGTGAAATAAATGAGGTCAAGAAATTGCTTTTGAGTAAATTTCAGAAACATAAATGCACAAAGATGAGAAATCTAATTCAGCACTAGAGATTTTTAGGGATTAATGCAGTTTTATTGGAATTGGTGTGCAAAATTTATCGAGCATTTTAATAGCTCCATTTAGTATAGTTAATGAGAAACAAGTGTGACCTTAGCTTTCACAAGTTTCAACAAACTGTTATGCTGCAGCACAGAATGGTTAAATGCTTCTATGAGCGACTATTTAGATAAGAtctctttaaataaaatattaaaattaatacaGGATTTGTAATTACTCCAGTCACTTTCCTCGTTTAATGTTTTGCGCCAAGTATTATGAAACATTGCTCATGATGGATTCTACAAATATTAAATATTCTTATGCCCTCAGTGTCGTGAAAGCAACTCATTCATTTACACAGTTGGAGGAAAATTCTGAAGGGGAATGGGAGATAATGCAGTTTACAGATTCATGGATCAATGGAAAAAGTGCAGGTGGAAGCAGGAACTTTCCCACATACAGTACTAATCCACATTTGCCATTCTCAATCCTCTCCGAAACTGGTATTGGCAATGTTCGGATCACTCTGTGCCAGGAAAGTGTTGATGGACAGTTCCTTCCAATAGGATTCCATGTTTATCAGGTAATCTGAAGTGTTTAGTGATGCTGAAAATCTCTGAATAAAAGACTTGGTCCTGAATTGGAGTACTTTTGGTTGACCTGGATTGAAAATGTTGAGTTTGAAATGTACCAAATCGTTCAACTCTAAGTGCTAACTGGTGAATTTTCTAACAGGAGCAATAATCTAAAGTCATAAACTAAAAACCAGCTGGTAAGACCAGAATTTACAATGGAAGTACAAAGGTCCAGTAACCCATAACAGCAATTTGCAGCATTATCACTTATTTCCAATTGAATTATGTACCACTGATCCCCATCACGGTGATGGTATCTTGATAGCTACGGAAGAATTCATCTCTGCTCTCTCTGTTCTAAGAAGCTGTACCTTACTGAATTCCTGACCTTAACTATTCATGGATATTTTACTTGTTTCACACAGGTACAGGGTAAAAATTTGAATCAGACATCCCCCCAACTTCTACAGCCTGTGGTGGCTTGTGTGCCTCATCGTTACATACAAGAAATGACTCAACTTTGCACTCTCCCAACAGGAAATTATGAGATCATTCCTTCTACATACCTGCCCAACAGTGAGGCACAATTTACAGTCACTGTAGAAACCAAAATAGACAGGTGGGGAAAGAGCTACTTATTAACTTTATTAGATACaaattttttgatttgatttgcagTGTCATTAACTGAACAGTTTTTGGTTTCTGACAAGTACAGACTGTGAGATGACAAAGTGTACCCAAGAGCCTTAAAGCCTTGTTTTAGATTGAAATACATATTTTAATAAATGTTACAAAAATACCATTAAAATGTAACAACACTACATAAATTTATGATTGGCAATTGCATTTCTTTGTATTTTCTTTAATTGTTGACAATTTGTTAATTATAATCAGTGCTGTTGATTGTCAGTGGGTTAACAAGATTCAAACATTGAATTTTGGGTTCTGCTAGACATCAGAGATAGTGCCATCTGTTTGAGGATATTTAATATTTCAGGAAGATAAGGAAAAACCATTGGGATAGTTCATTGCACTAGTAAAAATGATATTGGTTTGCAAGATGAAGATAAAGATACAGCATCAGTTTGGGT
Proteins encoded in this window:
- the capn10 gene encoding calpain-10 isoform X2; this encodes MAILDMEIPKKKLFEDPGFPASSTSLFSSYSTPIAKFRSKITWLRPQEISRSPRLFPENPQDGKIKQGLLGDCWFLCACEALRKNGKLLDKVIPPDQDLWTQSGYLRCRFWKFGQWVEVIIDDRLPCISRRLCFSRCRSEEVFWLPLLEKAYAKLHGCYEKLWAGQVCEALVDITGGLADRWTLRCYRENNEKNSHFCLSEKSKFELMKDLYDKSFISCSVHGSAKGSSERAEFHAFSVTDVKQVNGLNGTYVNLLKIRNMWDRQCWNGSWQAGGDGWKTLDPAITTALQSAAEDGEFWVEEHEFFQDFDELTVGYPINMEGHVLSLLTGKSLHHTLQLSGQWVKGLSAGGCRNNSSFCANPKFWLRILDPGEVVLTILQKTHDSSNRNDKACWSEKAAMHCQNIEEDLTTDVRQQKRYRAIGLHVWKVEKKRFNLQKTVAKTPTISTECHTYDREVKLHCDLTPGYYLVIPSTFMKDENGHFLLRAFSTSKISLSVVKATHSFTQLEENSEGEWEIMQFTDSWINGKSAGGSRNFPTYSTNPHLPFSILSETGIGNVRITLCQESVDGQFLPIGFHVYQVQGKNLNQTSPQLLQPVVACVPHRYIQEMTQLCTLPTGNYEIIPSTYLPNSEAQFTVTVETKIDRSLIPQ
- the capn10 gene encoding calpain-10 isoform X1, which produces MAILDMEIPKKKLFEDPGFPASSTSLFSSYSTPIAKFRSKITWLRPQEISRSPRLFPENPQDGKIKQGLLGDCWFLCACEALRKNGKLLDKVIPPDQDLWTQSGYLRCRFWKFGQWVEVIIDDRLPCISRRLCFSRCRSEEVFWLPLLEKAYAKLHGCYEKLWAGQVCEALVDITGGLADRWTLRCYRENNEKNSHFCLSEKSKFELMKDLYDKSFISCSVHGSAKGSSERAEFHAFSVTDVKQVNGLNGTYVNLLKIRNMWDRQCWNGSWQAGGDGWKTLDPAITTALQSAAEDGEFWVEEHEFFQDFDELTVGYPINMEGHVLSLLTGKSLHHTLQLSGQWVKGLSAGGCRNNSSFCANPKFWLRILDPGEVVLTILQKTHDSSNRNDKACWSEKAAMHCQNIEEDLTTDVRQQKRYRAIGLHVWKVEKKRFNLQKTVAKTPTISTECHTYDREVKLHCDLTPGYYLVIPSTFMKDENGHFLLRAFSTSKISLSVVKATHSFTQLEENSEGEWEIMQFTDSWINGKSAGGSRNFPTYSTNPHLPFSILSETGIGNVRITLCQESVDGQFLPIGFHVYQVQGKNLNQTSPQLLQPVVACVPHRYIQEMTQLCTLPTGNYEIIPSTYLPNSEAQFTVTVETKIDRKPFQSQENLGQTINEVSYTSVMQR